From the genome of Acropora palmata chromosome 8, jaAcrPala1.3, whole genome shotgun sequence:
tattctaaaagtgatttagagttgttctgtgcaaaaaagcgcgtgaaaaaacaccaaatatcggagaaatgagacgatttttaaaattggccatcatatGCAAAGAccatagcctttggaaaatcgtcactttgggtcaaaagttaaaattccaaaaaacatttcaaaatctattctaaaagtgatttagagttgttctgtgcaaaaaagcgcttgaaaaaacaccaaatattggagaaatgagacgattttgaaaatcggccatcatatgcaaagcctatagcctttgcaaaatcgtcgctttgggtcaaaaattaaaattccaaaaaacatgtcaaaatctattctaaaagtgatttagagttgttctgtgcaaaaaagcgcgtgaaaaaacaccaaatattggagaaatgagacgatttttaaaattggccatcatatGCAAAgaccatagcctttgcaaaatcgtcactttgggtcaaaagttaaaattccaaaaaacatttcaaaatctattctaaaagtgatttagagttgttctgtgcaaaaaagcgcttgaaaaaacaccaaatattggagaaatgagacgattttgaaaatcggccatcatatgcaaagcctatagcctttgcaaaatcgtcactttgggtcaaaaattaaaattccaaaaaacatgtcaaaatctattctaaaagtgatttagagttgttctgtgcaaaaaagcgcgtgaaaaaacaccaaatattggagaaatgagacgatttttaaaattggccatcatatGCAAAgaccatagcctttgcaaaatcgtcactttgggtcaaaagttaaaattccaaaaaacatttcaaaatctattctaaaagtgatttagagttgttctgtgcaaaaaagcgcttgaaaaaacaccaaatattggagaaatgagacgattttgaaaatcggccatcatatgcaaagcctatagcctttgcaaaatcgtcactttgggtcaaaaattaaaattccaaaaaacatgtcaaaatctactctaaaagtgatttagagttgttctgtgcaaaaaagcgcgtgaaaaaacaccaaatattggagaaatgagacgattttgaaaatcggccatcatatgcaaagcctatagcctttgcaaaatcgtcactttgggtcaaaaattaaaattccaaacaacatgtcaaaatctattctaaaagtgatttagagttgttctgtgcaaaaaagcgcttgaaaaaacactaaatattggagaaatgagacgattttgaaaatcggccatcatatgcaaagcctatagcctttgcaaaatcgtcactttgggtcaaaaattaaaattaaaaaaaacatgtcaaaatctattctaaaagtgatttagagttgttctgtgcaaaaaagcgcgtgaaaaaacaccaaatattggagaaatgagacgatttttaaaattggccatcatatGCAAAgcccatagcctttgcaaaatcgtcactttgggtcaaaaattaaaattccaaaaaacatgtcaaaatctattctaaaagtgatttagagttgttctgtgcaaaaaagcgcgtgaaaaaacaccaaatattggagaaatgagacgattttgaaaatcggccatcatatgcaaagcctatagcctttgcaaaatcgtcactttgggtcaaaaattaaaattccaaaaaacatgtcaaaatctattctaaaagtgatttagagttgttctgtggaaaaaagcgcttgaaaaaacaccaaatattggagaaatgagacgattttgaaaatcggccatcatatgcaaagcctatagcctttgcaaaatcgtcactttgggtcaaaaattaaaattccaaaaaacatgtcaaaatctattctaaaagtgatttagagttgttctgtggaaaaaagcgcttgaaaaaacaccaaatattggagaaatgagacgattttgaaaatcggccatcatatgcaaagcctatagcctttgcaaaatcgtcactttgggtcaaaaattaaaattccaaaaaacatgtcaaaatctattctaaaaaTGATTTAgggttgttctgtggaaaaaagcgcttgaaaaaacaccaaatattggagaaatgagacgattttgaaaatcggccatcatatgcaaagcctatagcctttgcaaaatcgtcactttgggtcaaaaattaaaattccaaaaaacatgtcaaaatctattctaaaagtgatttagagttgttctgtgcaaaaaagcgcttgaaagaacaccaaatattggagaaatgagacgattttgaaaatcggccatcatatgcaaagcctatagcctttgcaaaatcgtcactttgggtcaaaagttaaaattccaaaaaaactgtcaaaatctattctaaaagtgatttagagttgttctgtgcaaaaatgcgcttgaaaaaacaccaaatattggagaaatgagacgattttgaaaatcggccatcatatgcaaagcctatagcctttgcaaaatcgtcactttgggtcaaaaattaaaattccaaaaaacatctcaaaatttattcttaaagttatttagagttgttctgtgcaaaaaagcgcttgaaaaaacaccaaatatatgagaaatgagacgattttgaaaatcggccatcatatGCAAAgcccatagcctttgcaaaatcgtcactttgggtcaaaaattaaaattccaaaaaacatgtcaaaatctattctgaaagtgatttagagttgttctgtgcaaaaaagcgcttgaaaaaacaccaaatattggagaaatgagacgattttgaaaatcggccatcatatgcaaagcctatagcctttgcaaaatcgtcactttgggtgaaaaggtaaaattccaaaaaacatttgaaaatctaTTCTTAAAGttatttagagttgttctgtgcaaaaaagcgcttgaaaaaacaccaaatattggagaaatgagacgattttgaaaatcggccatcatatgcaaagcctatagcctttgcaaaatcgtcactttgggtcaaaagttaaaattccaaaaaacatttcaaaatctattctTAAAGttatttagagttgttgtgtgcaaaaaagcgcgtgaaaaaacaccaaatattggagaaatgagacgattttgaaaatcggccatcatatGCAAAgcccatagcctttgcaaaatcgtcactttgggtcaaaaattaaaattccaaaaaacatgtcaaaatctattctaaaagtgatttagagttgttctgtgcaaaaaagcgcttgaaaaaacaccaaatattggagaaatgagacgattttgaaaatcggccatcatatgcaaagcctatagcctttgcaaaatcgtcactttgggtctaaaggtaaaattccaaaaaacatttgaaaatctaTTCTTAAAGttatttagagttgttctgtgcaaaaaagcgcttgaaaaaacaccaaatattggagaaatgagacgattttgaaaatcggccatcatatgcaaagcctatagcctttgcaaaatcgtcactttgggtcaaaagttaaaattccaaaaaacatttcaaaatctattctTAAAGttatttagagttgttctgtgcaaaaaagcgcgtgaaaaaacaccaaatattggagaaatgagacgattttgaaaatcggccatcatatGCAAAgcccatagcctttgcaaaatcgtcactttgggtcaaaaattaaaattccaaaaaacatgtcaaaatctattctaaaagtgatttagagttgttctgtggaaaaaagcgcttgaaaaaacaccaaatattggagaaatgagacgattttgaaaatcggccatcatatgcaaagcctatagcctttgcaaaatcgtcactttgggtcaaaagttaaaattccaaaaaacatgtcaaaatctattctaaaaatgatttagagttgttctgtgcaaaaaagcgcttgaaaaaacaccaaatattggagaaatgagacgattttgaaaatcggccatcatatgcaaagcctatagcctttgcaaaatcgtcatttGGGGTCAAAAgtttaaattccaaaaaacatgtcaaaatctattctaaaaaTGATTTAgcgttgttctgtgcaaaaaagcgcttgaaaaaacaccaaatattggagaaatgagacgattttgaaaatcggccatcatatgcaaagcctatagcctttgcaaaatcgtcactttgggtcaaaaattaaaattccaaaaaacatgtcaaaatctattctaaaagtgatttagagttgttctgtgcaaaaaagcgcttgaaaaaacaccaaatattggagaaatgagacgattttgaaaatcggccatcatatgcaaagcctatagcctttgcaaaatcgtcactttgggtcaaaagttaaaattccaaaaaacatgtcaaaatctattctaaaaatgatttagagttgttctgtgcaaaaaagcgcttgaaaaaacaccaaatattggagaaatgagacgattttgaaaatcggccatcatatgcaaagcctatagcctttgcaaaatcgtcactttgggtcaaaaattaaaattccaaaaaacatgtcaaaatctattctaaaagtgatttagagttgttctgtgcaaaaaagcgcttgaaaaaacaccaaatattggagaaatgagacgattttgaaaattggccatcatatGGAAAGAccatagcctttggaaaatcgtcactttgggtcaaaaattaaaattccaaaaaacatttcaaaatctattctaaaagtgatttagagttgttctgtgcaaaaaagcgcttgaaaaaacaccaaatattggagaaatgagacgattttgaaaatcggccatcatatgcaaagcctatagcctttgcaaaatcgtcatttggggtcaaaagttaaaattccaaaaaacatgtcaaaatctattctaaaaaTGATTTAgcgttgttctgtgcaaaaaagcgcttgaaaaaacaccaaatattggagaaatgagacgattttgaaaatcggccatcatatgcaaagcctatagcctttgcaaaatcgtcatttggggtcaaaagttaaaattccaaaaaacatgtcaaaatctattctaaaaaTGATTTAgcgttgttctgtgcaaaaaagcgcttgaaaaaacaccaaatattggagaaatgagacgattttgaaaatcggccatcatatgcaaagcctatagcctttgcaaaatcgtcactttgggtcaaaaattaaaattccaaaaaacatgtcaaaatctattctaaaagtgatttagagttgttctgtgcaaaaaagcgcttgaaaaaacaccaaatattggagaaatgagacgattttgaaaatcggccatcatatgcaaagcctatagcctttgcaaaatcgtcactttgggtcaaaagttaaaattccaaaaaacatgtcaaaatctattctaaaaatgatttagagttgttctgtgcaaaaaagcgcttgaaaaaacaccaaatattggagaaatgagacgattttgaaaatcggccatcatatgcaaagcctatagcctttgcaaaatcgtcactttgggtcaaaaattaaaattccaaaaaacatgtcaaaatctattctaaaagtgatttagagttgttctgtgcaaaaaagcgcttgaaaaaacaccaaatattggagaaatgagacgattttgaaaattggccatcatatGGAAAGAccatagcctttggaaaatcgtcactttgggtcaaaaattaaaattccaaaaaacatttcaaaatctattctaaaagtgatttagagttgttctgtgcaaaaaagcgcttgaaaaaacaccaaatattggagaaatgagacgattttgaaaatcggccatcatatGCAAAgcccatagcctttgcaaaatcgtcactttgggtcaaaaattaaaattaaaaaaaacatgtcaaaatctattctaaaagtgatttagagttgttctgtgcaaaaaagcgcttgaaaaaacaccaaatattggagaaatgagacgattttgaaaatcggccatcatatgcaaagcctatagcctttgtaaaatCGTcgctttgggtcaaaaattaaaattccaaaaaacatgtcaaaatctattctaaaagtgatttagagttgttctgtgcaaaagaccgcttgaaaaaacaccaaatattggagaaatgagacgattttgaaaatcggccatcatatgcaaagcctatagcctttgcaaaatcgtcactttgggtcaaaagttaaaattccaaaaaacatgtcaaaatctattctaaaagtgatttagagttgttctgtgcaaaaaagcgcttgaaaaaacaccaaatattggagaaatgagacgattttgaaaatcggccatcatatgcaaagcctatagcctttgcaaaatcgtcactttgggtcaaaaattaaaattccaaaaaaacatttcaaaatctattctaaaagtgatttagagttgttctgtggaaaaaagcgcttgaaaaaacaccaaatattggagaaatgagacgattttgaaaatcggccatcatatgcaaagcctatagcctttgcaaaatcgtcactttgggtcaaaaattaaaattaaaaaaatcatgtcaaaatctattctaaaagttatttagagttgttctgtgcaaaaaagcgcttgaaaaaacaccaaatattggagaaatgagacgattttgaaactcggccatcatatgcaaagcctatagcctttgcaaaatcgtcactttgggtcaaaaattaaaattcaaaaaaacatgtcaaaatctattctaaaagtgatttagagttgttctgtgcaaaaaagcgcttgaaaaaacaccaaatattggagaaatgagacgattttgaaaatcggccatcatatgcaaagcctatagcatttccaaaatcgtcactttgggtcaaaaatttaaattgcaatAAAGTGGCTAAAACGTTTCTTCAATCTGATTgcagttgttctttgcaaaaaaggggctccaaaaaagaattaatattggaaaaatgaagccgttttaaaaatttgtgtCCTGGAGGAGCGTGGAGGCGCTAAAAAATTAGCGCCTGCGCAAATACTCTAGAGACCGAGTAGAGGCTGGATTCTAGTAAGAATGGCGACTCGTGGAGCGGTGTTCCGTGAACCGAGAGATCCACAGTTTGTAGCTTTTTTCGTTTCCTCGTAGCATGATTCTGGATTTACCTCAGCCATCGTCGAATATAATAGTGCAAGTTAGCTTATCCTTTTGTAATGGTTCTTCTTTCAGGGAACTTTACAAAGATGCTCTGGAAAGCGTATCAGCATTCAACTCTCGGCTTCGCCTCGATAGACGTCTTCGCATCCCTTTCATCGATGCGCAAACAGGGATTGCGATGAACAATTGTAATCTATGGATCAGCAAGCTAGAACGTCGACCAGGACACACACTTCATTACGTCTACAGTTATCCCGCGAGAAGgtggagaaagaaaaaacgtcCTCCTCAGGCTGAGCGAACTTCGGAACCCAAAGCTTCGGACATAGACGGTAAATTTCAGATTACGGTTGTTCCTCTTCAAAATGCCTTAAATtgataagaaaaaagaagagtttTGCTAAGTATACATAGAATTTAACCGACATCATTTGGCCTCAGACTACTCTGCTTTGAACTGTAGAATAACTTAGGATTTAAATATCACTAGAACAAACCACTGACAATGCAGAAACTGCCGAAGTTGAAGGGGTGTTGGAGGAACCTGAATCTGATTATACAAAAGAACCAGTTGCAGATGAAATCAAACTTGGAGAAAGTGAGGACGAGGAAGATACAAGAGATGACTGTGGTGCGCTTTCCACTGATGATGAGGAATTTGTCATCGGCAAGAAGAGACCCATTAGTAACAAAGGCAGGCCACGAGGAAAGAAGATACACCATACTGGAACATTCCCAGAAGTTCATGTACCAGTAAGAGACATTTTGCATTATCTGGTCTTATGTAACTACCGATCAGTTTTAGCATGATTGTAAATATCATGCAGGAGGCAAAGGATtgaccccctcccccccccccccttcatCCGGTGGATACTTACTGAGAAAATGATGTTGCTTTTGTAAAAATTGCATCTATGTTTCTGTCAAAATAGAGGACCCTTGATTTCCCTACATCTATGAATGCTTCTTATGGGAGTGaagaaataatgattattattaggTACAAATGCATCTCCACAGTTCCTTTACATATATGATATTAATTCATCAAATACATGTATTTGAACTTGTGATTGGAATATATGTGTATAATCCTTgcaggctttttttttttttgctctacTTAAGTAGCCGCAAGAAAAGCCTGAAACATTCAGGCCCAAACAGGGACTtaaaccctgacctctgtgatggCGGTGTAGTTTTCTACAGATTGAGCtttcaggccaactgggagctggttgTAATGTGGGTCAATgaaagtttctttagaaactaaatttACCCTTTATTCAGTAGATAGTGCTGTGAATGCTTTCAGTATCCAAGGCCTGGTGCATTGGGGGTTATTTTGATTTGGTTTGTAGAAGACAGTTCCTCAAATACCAGGTCTCCTTCATGTAAGGAATATTTCCAAGGAAGAGTTGGCAAGAATGGACCCAGAAGAGCGCAAAAAGCCATATGCGTGTGAGAGTAAGTGAATCTCAAATCCATTCAACCCCCTAACCTCGTGATAGTGAATGTGCacacaaacaataattttttatctttaacATTTTTCTAAAACACTGAAATTGTCAACACCATTGTTGACATAATAGTACTCTTGATTGATTTCACACCATTAGCAAACAACAGTTTTAATCTGACATCTATCGTTAATACATGCTGAAACCAAATGTGCGCACCAGTTGAGTTTAATAAACTTTCATCCTACATTGTTCTGGAAAACTGTGAGTTCCCAGTCCCTACCATAAGCAGACTTGGGAAGCCTGACTAAACTTACAACTTCCACCTACAACAATTCTAAAAATAGGCAATAAGGTTTAAAtggcaggggtgcctggagaaaagccttaagtgacttctgataaattaccagattctccttccaaattttcttgtattcagttgtgaatgactaggagaatttgacattgcatcaaaagtcacttaaggccttattccacacaccccttattattaaaataacaagaaactcCAAACCCACTACACCATCATCATAAAATAAAGtgaatttcattgtttttgaaagtttGTGGAAGGCGCTACAAGAACGGTCCCGGGCTAAAGTATCACTACACCCACTACAACCATGAGCAGGACGCTAGTGCGACTCACCCTGAGGAGCCAGTTGTTTCCCATGCACCCACCCCTGCAGTCAGCATCCCAATAGAATCACCAAAGGTCCCTTCACCACCTCAGCAGAGGGGTCCAGGCCGACCCAAGAAGTGTTCAGGGGCAGACGTTTCTCCAAACAACTATTGTGACTTTTGCTTGGGTGATGtgtttgaaaacaagaaaacaggaCATCCAGAGGAGTTATTATCCTGTGCTGATTGTGGAAGATCAGGTGCTTTGCTCTTGTTTGTTACCAGCTGGCAGTTTTGTTAATTATGCAGGGAAAAAGTTCGCTGGCTTCTCTGCCAGGTTTCGCCggctactttcattgcttcacgaGTCTAAATATGTCGAGGAGATGGACCCACAACCGTCTACTTTTCAAAAAGTCCggctacttaaaaacttaaagaaaacgctGCACTTTTGAAGGGGTCATTTAAAGTCAATGTGACATGATGACTCTCACAGTTTCTCatgaattaattaataattattgtattaagGTTCACATATAACATTTATTAAATGCAACCATGACCCCTTACCCCTTCCTCCTCAACTTACTGTACTGGtagtaaaaataaaaccatTAATAAGATCGGCTCTTGTAGCAGTCTGTGCAATTTGT
Proteins encoded in this window:
- the LOC141889937 gene encoding zinc finger protein ubi-d4-like isoform X2, coding for MATRGAVFREPRDPQELYKDALESVSAFNSRLRLDRRLRIPFIDAQTGIAMNNCNLWISKLERRPGHTLHYVYSYPARRWRKKKRPPQAERTSEPKASDIDEQTTDNAETAEVEGVLEEPESDYTKEPVADEIKLGESEDEEDTRDDCGALSTDDEEFVIGKKRPISNKGRPRGKKIHHTGTFPEVHVPKTVPQIPGLLHVRNISKEELARMDPEERKKPYACEICGRRYKNGPGLKYHYTHYNHEQDASATHPEEPVVSHAPTPAVSIPIESPKVPSPPQQRGPGRPKKCSGADVSPNNYCDFCLGDVFENKKTGHPEELLSCADCGRSGHPTCLQFTGKLTESVKKYKWQCIECKSCTLCGTSDNDDQLLFCDDCDRGYHMYCLKPPMEKPPEGHWMCALCETAAISIPVPHPQMMLPMLKGDFSGRM
- the LOC141889937 gene encoding zinc finger protein ubi-d4-like isoform X1; this translates as MILDLPQPSSNIIVQVSLSFCNGSSFRELYKDALESVSAFNSRLRLDRRLRIPFIDAQTGIAMNNCNLWISKLERRPGHTLHYVYSYPARRWRKKKRPPQAERTSEPKASDIDEQTTDNAETAEVEGVLEEPESDYTKEPVADEIKLGESEDEEDTRDDCGALSTDDEEFVIGKKRPISNKGRPRGKKIHHTGTFPEVHVPKTVPQIPGLLHVRNISKEELARMDPEERKKPYACEICGRRYKNGPGLKYHYTHYNHEQDASATHPEEPVVSHAPTPAVSIPIESPKVPSPPQQRGPGRPKKCSGADVSPNNYCDFCLGDVFENKKTGHPEELLSCADCGRSGHPTCLQFTGKLTESVKKYKWQCIECKSCTLCGTSDNDDQLLFCDDCDRGYHMYCLKPPMEKPPEGHWMCALCETAAISIPVPHPQMMLPMLKGDFSGRM